From Draconibacterium halophilum, one genomic window encodes:
- a CDS encoding DUF5606 family protein, whose product MLKGILAISGHSGLFKMVAESKNSIIVESLDTKKRMPVYSTAKVSALEDIAIYTYDDDVPLKDVFKAISDAEEGGASISPKSSGNELKAYFEKVLPDYDQDRVYVSDIKKVLVWYNALQEKDMLDFSETEEDETTEEQAD is encoded by the coding sequence ATGTTAAAAGGGATATTAGCAATTTCAGGACATTCGGGACTTTTCAAAATGGTTGCCGAAAGTAAAAACAGCATTATTGTTGAATCGTTGGATACAAAAAAACGTATGCCGGTTTATTCAACCGCGAAAGTATCGGCATTGGAAGATATAGCCATTTACACTTACGATGACGATGTGCCATTAAAAGATGTTTTTAAAGCCATTTCTGACGCAGAAGAGGGAGGAGCATCAATTTCTCCTAAATCTTCAGGAAATGAGTTGAAAGCCTATTTTGAAAAGGTATTGCCAGATTACGATCAAGATCGCGTTTATGTTTCCGATATCAAAAAAGTATTGGTATGGTACAATGCTTTGCAGGAAAAAGATATGCTTGATTTCTCAGAAACGGAAGAGGACGAAACTACAGAAGAGCAGGCAGATTAA
- a CDS encoding 3'-5' exonuclease — MFSIIDIETTGQSYKNGKITEIAIYQHNGQEVTDSYSTLINPEMDIPFFITELTGINNEMVRTAPKFYQVAKTIIEMTVGRTFVAHNASFDYKFIKEEYARLGYDYHRKTMCTVKLSRKLLPGHKSYSLGKLCAELGVEINGRHRAAGDALATAKLFDILVEQNDSPRNPKAVNNYKLF, encoded by the coding sequence TTGTTTTCAATAATCGATATAGAAACAACCGGACAGAGTTATAAAAACGGTAAAATCACCGAAATTGCAATCTACCAGCACAATGGACAAGAGGTTACCGATTCCTATTCTACCCTTATCAATCCGGAAATGGACATCCCTTTTTTCATTACCGAACTAACCGGGATAAATAATGAGATGGTAAGAACGGCTCCAAAATTTTACCAGGTGGCAAAAACAATTATTGAGATGACCGTGGGGCGCACTTTTGTTGCCCACAATGCAAGTTTCGACTATAAGTTCATAAAAGAAGAGTATGCACGTTTAGGTTACGATTATCATCGGAAGACAATGTGTACTGTAAAGTTGTCGCGCAAATTGCTTCCGGGACATAAATCGTACTCGTTGGGCAAATTATGCGCTGAATTGGGGGTTGAAATTAATGGCCGGCACCGCGCTGCCGGCGATGCACTGGCCACTGCAAAACTTTTTGATATTCTTGTAGAGCAAAACGATTCGCCCAGAAATCCTAAAGCTGTTAACAATTACAAATTGTTTTAA
- a CDS encoding OmpA family protein, with protein MKKFTLFLFALVLSFGASIAQNSDNKWAIGVGPGIDYNIEIDHTGILGNFYVSRYLSPRFDLMLDNRMSFSDPGIDVFASLLNLRLKLYNDDMAIQPYLFGGPGYMWDNDESDITFDYGAGVKFPVSDKTSLFLSASYVNSIEGWHAGEPEMGWTDEHFMVTSVLEFALGKPKDEDGDGVKDRKDECPGTPPGVQVDEKGCPIDTDGDGVPDYKDDCPNEPGTAALAGCPDRDGDGIADKDDECPDTPGLAKFNGCPDTDEDGVPDPKDKCPDTPKGCPVDADGCPLDSDGDGVIDCEDDCPTEAGPASNNGCPDWVELDLSNINFDFDKSELRPEAKAELDRLVQTLDASKEYEIVVGGHTDNIGTDRYNMGLSERRAQAVVKYLLMNGVNNAYVGSNNYGEEKPLVPNTSSSNRQKNRRVEFEVAKARK; from the coding sequence ATGAAAAAATTTACTCTTTTCTTATTTGCATTGGTTTTATCCTTTGGAGCTTCCATTGCACAAAATTCCGATAATAAATGGGCCATTGGTGTAGGACCTGGTATTGACTATAACATTGAAATAGACCATACAGGTATACTCGGTAATTTTTATGTTAGCCGCTATCTGAGCCCAAGGTTCGATTTAATGCTCGATAACAGAATGTCTTTCTCCGATCCTGGGATTGATGTTTTTGCATCATTGTTAAACCTGCGCTTAAAACTGTATAACGATGATATGGCTATTCAGCCTTACCTTTTTGGTGGTCCTGGATATATGTGGGATAACGATGAAAGTGATATCACCTTTGACTATGGTGCCGGAGTAAAATTCCCTGTGAGTGATAAAACCTCTCTGTTTCTTTCTGCTTCATATGTTAATAGCATTGAGGGATGGCATGCAGGCGAACCGGAAATGGGTTGGACAGACGAACATTTTATGGTTACCAGTGTACTTGAATTTGCTTTGGGTAAACCAAAAGACGAAGATGGTGATGGTGTAAAGGATAGAAAAGACGAATGTCCTGGTACGCCTCCTGGAGTACAAGTAGATGAAAAAGGTTGTCCTATCGACACTGACGGTGACGGCGTTCCTGATTATAAAGACGACTGTCCAAATGAGCCTGGAACAGCTGCTTTAGCTGGTTGTCCGGACAGAGACGGTGACGGAATTGCTGACAAAGACGACGAATGCCCTGATACTCCTGGATTGGCAAAATTTAATGGCTGTCCTGATACTGACGAAGACGGAGTACCAGATCCAAAAGACAAGTGTCCTGACACACCAAAAGGATGTCCTGTTGACGCTGACGGTTGTCCACTTGATTCAGACGGCGATGGTGTAATTGATTGTGAAGATGATTGTCCAACGGAAGCAGGTCCTGCATCAAATAACGGATGTCCTGACTGGGTAGAGCTGGATCTTTCAAACATCAACTTCGATTTTGATAAATCAGAGCTGAGACCTGAAGCAAAAGCAGAATTGGATAGACTGGTTCAAACTTTGGATGCTTCTAAAGAATACGAAATTGTTGTTGGTGGGCACACCGATAATATCGGTACCGATAGATATAATATGGGTCTTTCTGAAAGACGTGCACAAGCAGTTGTAAAATACTTACTTATGAATGGTGTGAACAATGCTTATGTAGGATCGAATAATTATGGTGAGGAAAAACCACTGGTTCCGAATACTTCAAGTAGCAACAGACAGAAAAACCGTAGGGTTGAGTTTGAAGTTGCTAAAGCAAGGAAATAA
- the argS gene encoding arginine--tRNA ligase, which translates to MSIESLIQKATVEAIKSLYGADLPEEQVQVQNTRKDFDGDITVVVFPFLRYSKKAPEQTAEDIGKYLVNTVETVENFNVIKGFLNLEINQNYWLEVLKSSYDNSDFGLKPVTDNSELVMVEYSSPNTNKPLHLGHIRNNLLGFSISEILKANGKKVVMTNIVNDRGIHICKSMYAWQQWGHGETPESSGMKGDHLVGKYYVEFDKHYKAEIAELVEKGIPKEEAENQAPSIVAARELLRKWEAKDEETVALWKMMNNWVYVGFDVTYKTLGVGFDKIYYESDTYLVGKEEVLRGLEEGTFTKREDNSVWADLTADGLDKKILLRSDGTSVYMTQDIGTAKMRFNDYSIDKMVYVVGNEQIYHFQVLAILLDKLGFNWGKDLYHFSYGMVELPSGKMKSREGTVVDADDLVENMVEVAREMSAELGKLNSLTGENAEDTFKMIALGALKYFILKVDPRKNMMFNPEESIDFNGNTGPFIQYTYARIKSVLRKAADQNITIDENVTVESLSSKEKDLLKRISLFPAAVEEAGDNYSPAVIANYCYELVKEFNQFYHDHSILGEGNDDIKNFRLVLASAVGQVVQNGMALLGVEMPERM; encoded by the coding sequence ATGAGTATTGAAAGTTTAATTCAGAAAGCAACCGTAGAAGCAATAAAGTCTTTATACGGAGCAGATTTACCTGAAGAGCAGGTACAGGTTCAGAATACCCGAAAAGATTTCGATGGCGATATCACCGTTGTGGTGTTTCCTTTTTTACGATACTCAAAAAAAGCACCAGAGCAAACGGCCGAAGATATTGGAAAGTATCTTGTTAATACTGTTGAAACGGTAGAAAACTTCAATGTTATAAAAGGTTTTTTGAATTTAGAGATTAACCAAAATTATTGGCTTGAAGTGCTGAAAAGTAGTTACGATAATTCGGATTTTGGATTAAAGCCGGTAACCGATAATAGCGAGTTGGTTATGGTTGAATATTCATCGCCAAACACGAACAAGCCACTTCATCTTGGCCATATCAGAAATAACCTGTTGGGATTTTCTATTTCTGAAATATTAAAAGCCAATGGTAAAAAGGTGGTAATGACCAACATTGTTAACGATCGCGGTATACATATTTGTAAATCGATGTATGCCTGGCAACAATGGGGCCATGGCGAAACTCCTGAAAGCTCGGGAATGAAAGGCGACCACCTGGTTGGAAAATACTACGTTGAATTTGACAAACATTATAAAGCTGAAATTGCTGAACTGGTTGAAAAAGGCATTCCAAAAGAAGAAGCTGAAAACCAGGCTCCTTCAATTGTTGCTGCCCGCGAATTATTAAGAAAGTGGGAAGCAAAAGATGAAGAGACAGTTGCATTGTGGAAAATGATGAACAACTGGGTGTACGTAGGTTTTGATGTTACTTATAAAACACTTGGAGTTGGGTTTGACAAAATTTACTACGAATCGGACACCTATCTTGTAGGAAAAGAAGAAGTATTGAGAGGCCTGGAAGAAGGAACTTTTACCAAGCGTGAAGATAATTCGGTATGGGCTGATCTTACCGCAGATGGTCTCGATAAAAAAATACTTTTACGTAGCGATGGTACCTCGGTGTACATGACCCAGGACATTGGTACGGCCAAAATGCGTTTTAACGATTATTCGATCGATAAAATGGTATATGTGGTGGGTAACGAACAAATCTACCATTTTCAGGTTCTGGCAATTTTGTTAGACAAACTAGGATTTAACTGGGGAAAAGATTTGTACCACTTTTCGTATGGAATGGTTGAGCTACCATCGGGTAAAATGAAATCGCGTGAAGGAACTGTTGTCGATGCCGATGATTTGGTAGAAAACATGGTTGAGGTGGCTCGCGAAATGTCGGCAGAGTTGGGCAAGCTCAATTCTCTGACAGGTGAAAATGCTGAAGATACCTTTAAAATGATTGCCCTTGGTGCATTGAAATACTTTATTTTAAAAGTAGACCCACGTAAAAACATGATGTTCAATCCTGAAGAATCGATTGATTTTAATGGAAATACCGGGCCATTCATTCAGTACACTTATGCACGTATAAAATCAGTTTTGCGCAAGGCTGCCGATCAGAATATTACCATCGATGAAAATGTTACAGTTGAATCTCTTTCGTCAAAGGAAAAAGATTTGTTGAAACGTATTTCGTTGTTTCCTGCGGCGGTGGAAGAAGCTGGCGACAATTACAGTCCGGCGGTTATTGCTAACTACTGTTACGAACTGGTAAAAGAATTTAACCAGTTTTATCACGATCATTCAATACTTGGAGAAGGCAACGATGATATTAAAAACTTCCGTTTGGTGCTGGCATCGGCGGTGGGGCAAGTGGTGCAGAACGGCATGGCCTTGCTGGGGGTTGAAATGCCGGAAAGAATGTAG